The Lactobacillus sp. ESL0680 genome has a segment encoding these proteins:
- a CDS encoding two-component system regulatory protein YycI produces MDRKRIEWLFFIVFLLIDLYLGVEIWRSPVNLSNTDNTQSTSIRSEMRADGIDLPAHISHKQQSGYYLAAKKRNYLSGKLAGLTAVNTHFSKSDNVLTGTPKVLVSLSGSHNQVLKQLDSFKNDAENVPYGAQFKYEPRMSGSNTYCYVQNTDYGQVYDNDAQLTINVRNNTIVNYTISYMGPINAVREPQLIISAWHAIKAMYTDREIVNNSRVIQIKLGYSKLTEVRGSTILLPTWLIWVENKTTKNITVKRVNAFTAQILQAGNSYSVQKN; encoded by the coding sequence ATGGACCGCAAACGAATTGAATGGTTATTTTTTATTGTTTTCCTATTAATTGACCTTTATTTAGGGGTTGAAATCTGGCGCTCACCTGTTAATCTAAGCAATACCGACAATACCCAGTCGACCAGTATTCGTTCTGAGATGCGGGCAGATGGCATTGATTTACCGGCGCATATTTCACATAAGCAGCAGTCAGGTTACTACCTTGCTGCCAAGAAGCGCAATTATTTATCTGGCAAACTTGCTGGTTTGACTGCAGTTAACACCCATTTTTCTAAAAGTGACAATGTTTTAACTGGAACGCCCAAGGTACTAGTTTCTCTAAGCGGCAGTCATAATCAGGTTTTAAAGCAGCTTGATAGTTTTAAGAATGATGCGGAAAATGTTCCTTATGGAGCTCAGTTTAAGTATGAGCCTCGCATGTCTGGTTCTAATACCTACTGCTATGTTCAAAATACGGATTATGGGCAAGTTTATGACAATGATGCGCAGTTAACAATTAACGTTCGAAATAATACCATCGTTAATTACACGATTTCTTATATGGGACCAATTAACGCGGTTCGTGAACCGCAGCTGATTATCAGCGCGTGGCACGCAATTAAGGCGATGTATACCGACCGTGAGATTGTTAATAATTCGCGCGTTATTCAGATTAAGCTGGGTTATTCCAAGTTGACGGAAGTTCGCGGCAGCACAATTTTATTACCGACATGGCTGATTTGGGTTGAGAATAAGACAACCAAAAACATTACGGTTAAGCGAGTTAACGCTTTTACCGCCCAAATTTTGCAGGCGGGTAATTCTTATAGTGTACAAAAGAATTAG
- a CDS encoding MBL fold metallo-hydrolase, giving the protein MRVSILASGSTGNTSLIETGQHKILMDAGLSGVKIKGLLSQVGVDIADIDMAFLSHDHSDHSKGLGVLMRRYPQIAAFSNSGTWQYLCETNKIGKLPVEQMNTIEPGQTRTFGDLDVTAFATSHDAAEPQYYVFTSGGKRMAFLTDTGYVSQKVESVIADADAYLMEFNYDNMMLRNGPYSWGLKQRILSDEGHLSNEEAGQALLDVVTPRTKHIFLAHRSQHNNTAKLAYDAAKQILVAGDANLPSDVQIQLTDPTQPTNLVQI; this is encoded by the coding sequence GTGCGGGTTTCGATTTTAGCTAGTGGTTCAACGGGCAATACCAGTCTGATTGAAACAGGACAACATAAAATTTTGATGGATGCTGGCTTGTCAGGCGTCAAAATTAAAGGGTTGCTTAGTCAAGTTGGTGTTGATATTGCGGACATTGACATGGCCTTTTTAAGTCATGACCACTCAGACCATAGTAAAGGCTTGGGCGTATTGATGCGGCGCTATCCCCAGATTGCCGCCTTTAGTAATAGCGGCACGTGGCAATATTTATGCGAAACAAATAAAATCGGTAAGCTGCCGGTGGAGCAGATGAATACGATTGAGCCAGGGCAAACGCGAACGTTTGGTGACTTAGACGTTACCGCGTTTGCGACCAGTCATGATGCGGCTGAGCCGCAGTATTACGTTTTTACCAGCGGCGGCAAACGGATGGCTTTTTTGACAGATACTGGGTATGTGTCACAGAAAGTTGAAAGCGTAATTGCAGATGCGGATGCTTATCTAATGGAATTTAACTACGATAATATGATGTTGCGTAATGGCCCGTATTCTTGGGGATTAAAGCAGCGGATATTGTCAGATGAGGGGCACTTGTCTAATGAGGAAGCTGGACAAGCACTGCTGGATGTTGTGACCCCGCGAACGAAGCATATTTTTTTAGCTCACCGCAGCCAGCATAATAATACGGCAAAGCTGGCATATGACGCAGCTAAGCAGATTTTGGTTGCTGGGGATGCTAATTTACCTAGTGATGTCCAAATTCAGTTGACTGATCCGACGCAGCCAACGAACTTAGTACAAATTTAA
- a CDS encoding trypsin-like peptidase domain-containing protein: protein MDNQNSNHGKNKFLVKTAVVGVVAGLIGGGASYFAIDQINNANLNNNQAQTTISSNSAKTSKNSAKNSGAMTPAYNDVKGAVVSVINMKRQTNNSSNSLFDIFGDDDDSGSKKGKLQTYSEGSGVIYMKSGNKGYIVTNNHVVSGSDKVQVMLSNGKTVNARIVGTDATTDLAVLAIDSGYVTQTAEFGDSKTLQPGQSVIAVGSPLGSEYASTVTQGIISAPARSITTSSANQQTVIQTDAAINPGNSGGALVNSAGQVIGINSMKLAQSSDGTSVEGMGFAIPSNEVVTIVNQLVKKGKITRPQLGVKVIALQGIPASYKKHLNIKSNLTSGIYIASVTKNGSAAIAGIKTGDVIVKVDGKKVTDVASLHSILYDHKVGDTVSLTVDHNGKTLDLRAKLQAD from the coding sequence ATGGATAATCAAAATTCTAATCATGGTAAGAATAAGTTTCTTGTTAAGACCGCTGTTGTTGGTGTCGTAGCGGGACTTATTGGGGGCGGGGCTTCCTATTTTGCTATTGACCAGATTAATAATGCTAATTTGAACAATAATCAAGCGCAAACAACAATTAGTTCTAATAGTGCCAAAACTTCTAAAAACAGTGCCAAAAATAGCGGCGCAATGACCCCAGCATATAACGATGTCAAGGGTGCCGTTGTGTCTGTAATTAATATGAAGCGGCAGACAAATAATAGTAGTAATTCGTTGTTTGATATTTTTGGCGATGATGATGACAGCGGCAGTAAGAAGGGCAAATTGCAGACTTATAGCGAAGGCTCTGGTGTCATCTACATGAAGTCTGGCAACAAGGGCTATATTGTAACTAATAACCACGTAGTTTCCGGCAGCGACAAGGTACAAGTTATGTTGTCAAATGGTAAGACAGTTAATGCGCGGATTGTGGGAACAGATGCGACGACCGACCTGGCCGTGTTAGCAATTGACTCTGGTTACGTTACGCAAACGGCCGAATTTGGCGATTCTAAGACTTTACAGCCTGGACAGTCAGTGATTGCGGTTGGTTCCCCACTTGGTAGTGAATACGCGTCAACCGTCACTCAGGGGATTATCTCGGCTCCTGCTAGAAGCATTACAACTTCATCAGCCAACCAGCAAACGGTTATTCAGACAGACGCAGCAATTAATCCGGGTAACTCAGGTGGTGCCTTGGTTAACTCCGCTGGTCAAGTTATCGGCATTAACTCAATGAAGCTGGCGCAATCAAGTGACGGGACTTCTGTTGAGGGCATGGGTTTTGCCATTCCGTCGAATGAAGTTGTGACAATTGTTAACCAACTGGTGAAGAAGGGCAAGATTACCAGACCGCAGCTTGGGGTTAAAGTTATTGCTTTGCAAGGTATTCCAGCCAGCTATAAGAAGCATTTGAATATTAAATCTAACTTGACCAGTGGTATTTACATTGCTTCAGTAACTAAGAATGGTTCAGCTGCCATTGCTGGTATTAAGACTGGGGACGTTATCGTGAAAGTTGACGGCAAAAAAGTGACAGATGTTGCTTCGTTACACAGTATTTTGTACGATCACAAAGTCGGAGATACCGTCAGTTTGACCGTTGATCACAACGGCAAAACACTCGATTTGCGGGCTAAGTTACAAGCTGATTAA
- the rlmH gene encoding 23S rRNA (pseudouridine(1915)-N(3))-methyltransferase RlmH: MNIKIICVGKLKEKYFKDAIAEYQKRLSRFAKVQLVQVADEKAPEKFSQAEQEQVKEIEGQRILSKIKDKEYVYVTAIKGKERTSEEFAGELANLATYGHSDITFVIGGSLGTSPAVNRRADDLLSFGKLTMPHQLMRVVLIEQIYRGFMINSGSPYHK, from the coding sequence ATGAATATTAAAATTATTTGTGTGGGAAAACTAAAAGAGAAATATTTTAAGGATGCAATTGCTGAATACCAAAAGCGGTTAAGTCGCTTTGCCAAGGTTCAGCTAGTTCAGGTGGCTGATGAAAAGGCACCGGAAAAGTTCAGCCAAGCTGAACAAGAACAAGTTAAGGAAATTGAGGGGCAACGGATTTTAAGTAAAATCAAGGATAAGGAATATGTCTATGTGACGGCAATTAAGGGCAAGGAACGAACCAGTGAAGAATTTGCCGGTGAATTAGCGAATCTTGCAACCTATGGCCATTCCGATATTACCTTTGTAATTGGCGGCAGCTTGGGAACTAGTCCAGCCGTTAATCGCCGGGCGGATGACCTGCTTAGCTTTGGTAAGTTAACTATGCCGCATCAATTAATGCGGGTTGTTCTAATTGAGCAAATTTATCGCGGCTTTATGATTAATAGCGGTAGTCCGTATCACAAGTAG
- a CDS encoding ROK family protein — MKLAVFDIGGTTVKTGIYEDEHILEQESFKTPKTFTALKEKMHELIDDRHFTGLAISAPGDVNIKTGVIEGKSMVPYLHQRPIFAELQEEFGLPVAIENDANCAGICETKMGNGRKFNNVGFIVIGTGIGGAIFINHELYRGAHLVGGEFGFMRGGTERILSMDATLVKAAHDYSEQTKTEVEGKELFALAEQGDQLAQNLLDRFYDLLASSMYDLQVSFDFDAFILGGGVSARAEISSEVAKRLKQKLADFDMTRIMPEVMTCQYHNSANLYGAALNFLAQN, encoded by the coding sequence ATGAAGTTAGCAGTTTTTGATATTGGCGGGACCACCGTTAAGACAGGAATTTATGAAGATGAGCATATTCTTGAGCAGGAGAGTTTTAAAACGCCTAAAACTTTCACAGCTTTGAAAGAAAAAATGCATGAACTAATTGATGATCGGCATTTTACAGGACTGGCAATTAGTGCGCCAGGTGATGTCAATATTAAGACTGGCGTAATTGAAGGCAAAAGTATGGTGCCGTATTTGCACCAGCGGCCAATTTTTGCGGAATTGCAAGAAGAATTTGGCTTGCCCGTGGCAATTGAAAATGATGCAAACTGTGCGGGAATTTGCGAAACTAAGATGGGTAATGGCCGTAAGTTCAATAATGTTGGGTTCATCGTTATCGGAACTGGAATTGGCGGCGCGATTTTTATTAATCATGAATTGTACCGAGGTGCGCACTTAGTCGGCGGTGAATTTGGCTTTATGAGAGGCGGCACTGAGCGGATATTAAGCATGGATGCGACCTTAGTTAAGGCTGCCCATGATTACTCTGAACAGACTAAAACAGAGGTTGAGGGGAAAGAATTATTTGCTCTGGCCGAGCAGGGTGATCAATTGGCTCAAAATTTGCTTGATCGTTTTTATGATCTTTTGGCAAGCAGCATGTATGATTTGCAAGTATCTTTTGATTTTGATGCCTTTATTTTGGGCGGCGGCGTATCTGCACGCGCAGAAATCAGCAGTGAAGTTGCCAAGAGGCTCAAGCAGAAGCTGGCAGATTTCGATATGACCCGAATTATGCCGGAAGTAATGACTTGCCAGTATCATAATTCGGCTAACCTTTACGGTGCAGCTCTGAATTTCTTAGCTCAAAATTAA
- a CDS encoding energy-coupling factor transporter transmembrane component T translates to MNPSFKFILALIISLEISLKISLTTNFAIIILAIIYLLVKKIKLKSLLLLLIVPFIAAFTIFATLEWFTPTPDLFNALGLSSRIYVYILTISCVTIDTSAEELARSFEQNFHLPSKFAYGVLAALNIVPRMKQAVKQIRTAGMMRGVYLSFWSPVLYFKAILVALNSAENLAQGMESHGYQEDKQRSTIVAVLIKTSDWLWSAIILVLLNLALFTLK, encoded by the coding sequence ATGAATCCTAGTTTTAAATTTATCTTAGCGTTAATTATTTCGCTTGAAATATCGCTAAAAATTAGCCTAACAACCAATTTTGCGATTATTATCTTGGCAATTATCTATTTATTAGTCAAAAAAATTAAGTTAAAGAGCTTACTGCTCCTACTAATAGTGCCGTTTATTGCCGCATTTACGATTTTTGCGACACTTGAATGGTTTACGCCAACACCCGACTTATTTAACGCCCTTGGCTTGTCCAGCCGGATCTACGTTTATATCTTAACCATTAGCTGCGTCACGATCGACACCAGCGCGGAAGAATTAGCACGATCTTTTGAACAGAATTTCCACTTACCAAGCAAATTCGCCTACGGTGTTTTAGCCGCGCTCAATATTGTTCCCCGCATGAAGCAAGCTGTTAAGCAAATTCGGACAGCTGGCATGATGCGGGGGGTTTATCTCAGTTTTTGGTCGCCGGTATTATATTTCAAAGCAATTTTAGTAGCACTTAATTCTGCCGAAAATCTGGCACAAGGTATGGAATCTCACGGTTACCAAGAAGACAAACAGCGGTCGACAATTGTTGCCGTCCTAATTAAGACATCAGACTGGCTCTGGAGTGCCATTATTCTTGTTCTACTTAATCTAGCCTTATTCACATTAAAATAA